One Halomonas sp. THAF5a genomic region harbors:
- a CDS encoding SDR family oxidoreductase, translating to MRDRVLLITGASSGIGASTARAAARENYKLVLAARSREKLTALAEELGPENVLAVGCDVTSLEEQQAMVEQALERFGRLDAVFANAGRGGSPGGFSGADHEAWREMILTNVYGVGLTLQATLPALRRSRGQVLLTGSAAGRATIPGSMYSATKWAVTGIGYNLREELRGSGIRVTLLEPGMVDTPFFDEPPEYALEDRDIANAVIYALGQPAHVDVNEILIRPTPPVDVE from the coding sequence ATGAGAGATCGGGTATTGTTGATTACCGGGGCGTCGAGCGGCATCGGCGCGTCCACGGCACGGGCCGCCGCCCGAGAGAATTACAAGCTGGTGCTGGCGGCCCGCAGCCGTGAGAAGTTGACGGCCCTGGCCGAGGAGCTGGGTCCGGAAAACGTCCTCGCCGTCGGCTGCGACGTGACCTCCCTGGAGGAGCAGCAGGCCATGGTCGAACAGGCCCTGGAGCGCTTCGGGCGCCTCGATGCGGTGTTCGCCAATGCGGGGCGCGGCGGCTCGCCGGGCGGCTTCAGCGGCGCCGACCACGAGGCCTGGCGCGAGATGATCCTGACCAACGTCTACGGGGTGGGCCTGACCCTGCAGGCGACCCTGCCGGCGCTGCGCCGCAGTCGCGGCCAGGTGCTGCTGACGGGCTCTGCCGCCGGCCGGGCCACCATTCCCGGCTCCATGTACAGCGCCACCAAGTGGGCGGTCACCGGCATCGGCTACAACCTTCGGGAAGAACTGCGCGGCAGCGGCATTCGGGTCACGCTGCTCGAGCCCGGCATGGTGGACACCCCATTCTTCGATGAGCCGCCGGAGTACGCCCTCGAGGATCGCGATATCGCCAACGCGGTGATCTATGCCCTGGGTCAACCGGCGCATGTGGACGTCAACGAGATCCTGATTCGCCCCACGCCCCCCGTGGACGTGGAGTAG
- a CDS encoding murein L,D-transpeptidase catalytic domain family protein, translating into MPILAPRRWLPGALLVVALLLNALPAPASEDTQAAPPASPGPLAQALQRLAPDADARVMRLAARALSCADPNAERLAVIDFSLPSSEPRLWVFDLQNRQLLFRELVSHGQGSGNAMASRFSNVPESHQSSIGLFRTMNSYQGSNGYSLRLEGLEPGVNDLAYERAIVIHGADYVSEDFIEQTGRLGRSHGCPAVRQDVATPLIDSLKEDQYLFTYYPDPAWLASSDFLRCDRGGAPLAMN; encoded by the coding sequence ATGCCGATCCTCGCCCCGCGCCGATGGCTGCCCGGCGCGCTTCTCGTTGTCGCCCTGCTGCTGAACGCCCTCCCTGCCCCGGCCAGCGAGGACACGCAGGCGGCGCCCCCTGCGTCCCCGGGCCCCCTCGCCCAGGCCCTGCAGCGGCTGGCACCCGACGCCGATGCCCGGGTGATGCGCCTGGCGGCCCGCGCGCTCTCCTGCGCCGACCCCAACGCCGAGCGGCTGGCGGTGATCGACTTCTCGCTGCCCTCCAGCGAGCCGCGCCTGTGGGTCTTCGACCTTCAGAATCGGCAGCTGCTGTTCAGGGAGCTGGTCTCCCACGGCCAGGGCTCGGGCAATGCCATGGCCAGCCGCTTCTCCAACGTCCCGGAGAGTCACCAGTCCAGCATCGGGCTGTTTCGCACCATGAACAGCTACCAGGGCAGCAACGGCTACTCCCTGCGGCTCGAGGGGCTGGAACCCGGCGTCAACGACCTGGCCTACGAGCGCGCCATCGTCATCCACGGCGCCGACTACGTCAGCGAGGATTTCATCGAGCAGACCGGTCGCCTCGGCCGCAGCCACGGCTGTCCGGCGGTTCGCCAGGACGTGGCGACGCCGCTGATCGACAGCCTCAAGGAGGATCAGTACCTCTTCACCTACTACCCCGACCCGGCGTGGCTGGCAAGCTCGGACTTCTTGCGCTGCGACCGCGGCGGGGCGCCGCTGGCCATGAACTGA
- a CDS encoding sigma-54-dependent Fis family transcriptional regulator, giving the protein MMESSRQIMAIGNHLLFQAIIEELPHHDWSIFQADDLTEALGFIGKNDCKIGLIFLREGADSFPLELERYPGLSALHWVVLVENIDRLSDKARDMIYSDCFAYLAAPLDARSVSVLLESALGMAKLKDQHDACRAGCHDGDLRMVGDTPVMQHLYRTIHKVAAFDAPVLITGESGTGKELTARAIHDLSSRRHGPFNVVNCGALPAGLIQSELFGHEKGAFTGANQRKPGIIENSQDGTLFLDEIGDLPLDMQVNLLRFLETLTVFRVGGLKEIPVDVRVLAATHVDLEQAVEKGEFREDLYHRLNVLQVQTPALREHPEDIEPLANFFFHRFSDDKPIKVRGFRHDSLVVMQQHRWPGNIREMVNRVRRAMIMCEHRLISPGDLGLERRNGHSRDADSLQQARDTAECEAIKAALARNKHKILHASRELGISRVTLYRLLEKHGIDRNGGQDESASDFPSTSKTIQLT; this is encoded by the coding sequence ATGATGGAATCATCTCGGCAGATCATGGCCATCGGCAATCACTTGCTGTTTCAGGCCATCATCGAGGAGCTCCCCCACCATGACTGGTCGATTTTCCAGGCCGACGATCTCACAGAGGCGCTGGGGTTCATCGGCAAGAATGACTGCAAGATAGGGCTGATCTTTCTCAGGGAAGGAGCCGACTCCTTTCCGCTCGAGCTGGAACGCTACCCCGGGCTCTCAGCCCTTCACTGGGTCGTGCTGGTGGAGAATATCGACCGGCTCAGCGACAAGGCTCGCGATATGATCTATAGCGACTGCTTTGCCTATCTGGCAGCTCCTCTCGACGCCCGCAGCGTTAGCGTGCTCCTGGAGAGCGCCTTGGGCATGGCCAAGCTCAAGGACCAACACGACGCCTGCCGAGCGGGCTGTCATGATGGAGACTTGCGCATGGTGGGCGATACGCCGGTCATGCAGCATCTCTACCGCACCATCCACAAGGTGGCCGCCTTCGACGCCCCCGTGCTGATCACGGGAGAGTCCGGCACCGGCAAGGAGCTCACGGCTCGGGCCATTCACGATCTCTCGTCGCGTCGTCACGGGCCCTTCAACGTCGTCAACTGCGGCGCGCTGCCCGCAGGACTCATCCAGTCGGAGCTCTTCGGCCATGAAAAGGGCGCCTTCACCGGCGCGAATCAGCGCAAGCCCGGCATCATCGAGAATTCACAGGACGGCACGCTCTTCCTGGACGAGATCGGCGACCTTCCCCTGGACATGCAGGTCAATCTGCTGCGGTTCCTGGAAACCCTGACGGTGTTTCGTGTCGGCGGACTCAAGGAGATCCCCGTCGATGTCAGGGTACTGGCGGCGACCCATGTCGATCTCGAGCAGGCCGTCGAGAAGGGGGAGTTCAGGGAAGACCTCTACCACCGGCTCAATGTCCTGCAGGTGCAGACGCCCGCGCTCAGGGAGCACCCGGAAGATATCGAGCCACTGGCCAATTTCTTCTTTCACCGCTTCTCCGACGACAAGCCGATCAAGGTGCGAGGATTCCGTCACGACAGCCTGGTGGTGATGCAACAGCATCGCTGGCCGGGAAACATCCGCGAGATGGTGAACCGGGTCAGGCGCGCCATGATCATGTGCGAGCATCGCCTGATCAGCCCCGGCGACCTGGGGCTGGAACGGCGCAATGGACACTCACGGGACGCCGATTCCCTGCAGCAGGCCCGCGATACAGCAGAGTGCGAAGCGATCAAGGCCGCGCTGGCGCGCAACAAGCACAAGATACTGCACGCGTCGCGCGAGCTCGGCATCTCTCGGGTCACCCTGTATCGACTGCTCGAGAAACATGGCATCGACAGGAACGGCGGCCAGGATGAGTCGGCATCAGACTTTCCGTCGACATCCAAGACGATTCAACTAACCTGA